ATGTGTATATTGCGCAACCGCCATTATATGGGGTAAAACAAGGGAAAAATATTACCTACGTTCAACCTGGTAAACATGCAGAAGAAGAGCTTGCAAGAGTTTTAGAATCATTACCAGCGAGTCCAAAACCAAGTGTTCAGCGTTACAAAGGTCTTGGAGAAATGGATGATCACCAGTTATGGGAAACAACGATGGATCCTGAAAGACGTTTAATGTCACGTGTCAGTGTTGATGATGCGATCGAAGCCGATCAAATTTTTGAAATGCTGATGGGAGACCGAGTAGAGCCACGCCGTGCGTTTATCGAAGAAAACGCCCATTACGTGAAAAACTTAGATATTTAGTGATAAGAAGGAGATAAGTTCATGAGTGAAGAAGTGAAAGAAAACATTCAAGACGTCAATCTGACCAGTGAAATGAAAGAATCCTTCATTGATTATGCGATGAGTGTTATCGTCGCTCGGGCATTGCCGGATGTACGTGACGGGTTGAAACCTGTTCACCGCCGTATTTTATATGGGATGAATGAGTTAGGGGTCACACCTGATAAACCACATAAAAAATCTGCCCGTGTTGTTGGGGATGTAATGGGTAAGTATCACCCGCATGGTGACTCATCGATTTATGAAGCGATGGTTCGTATGGCTCAGCCGTTTAGTTACCGCAGTATGCTAGTCGATGGACACGGAAACTTTGGTTCTGTCGATGGTGATGGTGCCGCTGCGATGCGTTATACCGAAGCTAGAATGAGTAAAATCGCGTTGGAAATGCTGCGTGATATCAATAAAGATACCGTTGATTTCCACGGAAACTATGATGATTCTGAACAAGAGCCGGATGTATTGCCAGCGCGTTTCCCTAACCTTTTGGTCAACGGAACGACTGGGATCGCTGTTGGGATGGCGACAAATATTCCACCGCATAATTTGGCAGAAGTCATTGAAGCAACTAGTCTATTGATGGATAATCCAGATGTTACGACCAATGAATTGATGGAAGTGTTGCCTGGACCTGATTTTCCAACTGGTGGTTTAGTTATGGGTAAATCCGGTATTCGCCGAGCCTATGAAACAGGTCGTGGATCGATCACTGTGCGGGCAAAAGTGGATATTACAGAGATGCCTAATGGAAAAGAACGTATTTTGGTATCAGAATTGCCTTATATGGTCAATAAAGCCAAATTGATCGAACGAATTTCAGAGCTGCACCGTGAAAAGAGAATCGAAGGAATCACAGACTTACGTGATGAATCTTCTCGTGAAGGGATGCGGATCGTGATCGATGTCCGTCGTGACGTCAGTGCCTCTGTTATTTTAAACAACCTTTACAAGATGACGTCATTACAAACATCATTTGGTTTTAATATGTTGGCGATTGAAAAAGGTGTGCCAAAAATCCTCAGCTTAAAACAAATTCTTGAGAATTATGTAGAGCATCAAAAAGAAGTAATTACTCGCCGTACTGAATTTGATAAGAAAAAAGCAGAAGCACGTGCACATATCTTAGAAGGTTTACGTATTGCCTTAGATCATATCGATGAAATCATTTCGATCATCCGAAATTCTAGAGCAGATGATGAAGCAAAAGCATCATTGATCGAGCGTTTTGAATTTTCTGATCGTCAGGCTCAAGCAATTTTAGACATGCGTTTACGTAGTTTAACTGGCTTGCAGCGTGATAAAGTTGAAAATGAATATCAAGAGTTACTGAAATTTATCGCTGATATGAATGATATTTTAGCTCGTCCAGAACGTGTTATCGAAATCATCAAAACTGAATTAGGCGATATCCGTGATAAATATGGGGATGCTCGTCGTACTGAACTTTTAGTTGGTGAAGTCTTGAGTTTAGAAGATGAAGACTTGATCGAAGAAGAAGAGGTCGTGATCACATTAACCAATAACGGCTATATCAAGCGTGTAGCAAACAGTGAATTCAGAGCACAACGCCGAGGAGGTCGTGGTGTTCAGGGAATGGGTGTCCATGATGATGATTTTGTGAAAAATCTAGTGTCATGTTCAACACACGATACGTTATTATTCTTCACGAATAATGGGAAAGTTTACCGTGCGAAAGGCTATGAAATTCCTGAATACGGTAGAACAGCCAAAGGGATCCCTGTGATCAATATGCTAGGCATTGACTCTAGTGAGAAGATCCAAGCGATCATCGCAGTCGAAGGCAAAGCGGAAGACGGACATTATCTGTTCTTTACTACACGTAAAGGAACAGTTAAGCGTACAGCTGTAACAGCCTTTTCGAATATCAGAAGTAATGGTCTGATTGCGATCGGTTTGAAAGAAGATGATGAGTTAGTCAATGTTGTTTTAACTAACGGAGAACAAAACATGATCATCGGTACGCATAATGGTTATTCTGTTACTTTTGCTGAAACTGCCGTCCGAGATATGGGACGTACAGCATCAGGTGTTCGCGGTATTCGTCTGAGAGAAGATGATTACGTTGTAGGAGCCTCTTTATTGGACGCTGACACGGAAGTTCTTGTGTTGACGGAAAATGGTTACGGTAAGCGGACAAAAGCCTCTGAGTACCCTGTAAAAGGCCGTGGCGGTAAAGGGATCAAGACAGCTAATATCACAGCCAAAAATGGACCATTAGCTGGACTTACAACTGTTCGCGGAGATGAAGATATTCTAGTGATCACTAATAAAGGTGTCATCATTCGATTCAATGTCGACTCCGTCTCACAAACTGGTAGAGCAACTCTTGGTGTTCGCTTGATGAGAATGGAAGAAGATGCGAAAGTTGTCACAATGGCAGTGGTTGAACCTGAGCCGGATGAAATTGTGGAAGAAGTTGAAAATACTGAAACAACAGCAGCTGAGACTGAAACAACTGAAGCTGATACACCTACAGAAGAATAAAAAAACTGAATAAATTAAATAAAAAAACACAACTATTTTCTCTAAAAGAGAAGGTCGTTGTGTTTTTTTATTATTAGTTATTATTTCTAAAAAAACTAAATTATATTTCTTTTGTTTTAGTTAAAAGTGTGTTTATAATAAAAAAGAAGAATAAGTGTGAGGTGAAGAGATGATTCAAGAAAAATTACTATTAACTAAAACTTTTTCAAAGCAATTAAATATAGGCACTGCCTTGTCAAACTTCATCGAAAATATACTTGAAATATTTGGCGGTAAAACAGCTGTACTTGAACGCAGACCAATTACCTTTTCTGAATATTTTTATGTAGAGTTGATCACTTTTACCAATGGATTTCAAGTAAGAACAAGTTTAAAAAGAAATCCGACATCCTTTGAGATCGAAGCGAAAGCTTATTCTGAACCGAATCATGCCTACTTATCCAATTTAACGATAGAAGAGCTCAGCATGATGCGTTCTTTGGTAAAAAAAGAAAGAGAACAAATTATAGAGCAAAAATATTCTGACGTAGACCAAGGCGAATTAGCGGTTCTTTCTTCCTTGTTTATGAAATTGAAGATCATTACTGGAGAAATCATATAAAAAAGACGCTGAAATAAGCGTCTTTTTACTATTTAGATATCCGTTTCATTAACGTACAGCGTCCTACACTAACCAGCTCTTCCGATTCATTAAAAACTTTTCCTTCCCAAACTTGCAAAGAGCCACCAATATGATTAGGTTGAGCGATAACAGTCAATATTCCTTCTGTCACACTTTTCAGATGATTGACTTGGAGGTCGACACCGACTGCATAGGCATTTTCAGTAGAGAATTGTTCATTTGCCCCCATACTACAAGCTGTTTCGATCAATACAGCATTGATTCCGCCGTGAACAATGCCGTAGGGTTGTTTATGAAAAGAGGCTACGTTCATTGTTAAGATTACTCTTTTTTTCGTCAGCTCTTTCGTCTGTATTTGCAGATGCTCTAATAAATTCATGTATTTCCGTCCTTTCTAAAAAACTAGTGATCAATTACGAATGGATCGTTTCGAGAAAAGCAATTGCTGACGTTACTATTACGTTGTGATAGTCTAGAGAATCAAAATAAAAGATCCGTTCTTTAGGATACTCACCACTATCAAATTATTTTTGTAAGCCTGGGACACAAAGAATAGCCTCTGCATTCTGAGAAATTTGTGTGATATCTGCGATGGTTTCGTCAAGAACGACTGTCCATGGAGCAGCTCTTTTTTGTAACTCCTTATTTAATTCTTTGACCAATTTATTCTGCTTAAACATTCCTAAAATATTTCCATTAGGAAGTTTATTTCTCCCAAACATAGGCGTACTTTGATAAACAACAACTGCTTTGTACAAATAATCACTCCTATTTCTATTTTCTTGAAGCTATTTCTATCAATGATAACGGAGTTTTGGATGAACGACAAGAACAAGGAGGTTCATATGAATTGTTGTATGCAAGATTGACTAAATAAAGTTAAGAAATTATGTGTATTTTTTAGTATAATCTGATTGTGTAGTTTATAGCGAATAATAAGAGAAGAGGAATAGGATATGGGATGTTTAGGAAATATTATCTGGTTTATTTTTGGTGGATTCATTGGTGGAGTGACGTGGCTTTTAGCTGGAATTCTTTGGTGTATCACGATCGTGGGGATACCGATAGGCTTACAATGCTTCAAATTAGCAGGCTTAAGCTTTTGGCCATTTGGGAAAGACGTTGTCTACAGCACAAGTAGTGTATCGTTTTTAGTAAATATCTTGTGGTTGATTTTCAGTGGTTTTTGGCTAGCTGTCGGACATTGTATTAGTGGGATCATTTTATGTGTGACGATTATTGGAATTCCATTTGGGATGCAGTCATTCAAGTTAGCGAAGCTAGCATTGATGCCGTTTGGTGCTCAGGTAGTTGCAATAAGATAAATCATAAATAAGAATCAGAATTCAAAAAAGAATGGAAACCAATAAAAGGTTTTCATTCTTTTCTAGTACATTTACATAGAGCTGATTTATCTTATGTTGAACCGTCTAGCATTCTAAAATCTATATATTTGTGTATAATAGAAGCATTGAAAACTTATCTAGCTGCACAAGCTAGCCTTTCGAGGAAAAGATAAAAATAAATCATGGTAAAAATACCATATTTTATTTTTCCTATTTCCTTGTCAAGGCTAACCGGCTTGTTCCGCTTTTATTGTTATCTAGCTGCACAGGCTAGCTCTTCGGAAAAAAGATAAAACCTGAATGAGACAAAAATCGTCTCAGTCATGTTTTCCTATTTTTCAGTCAGAGCTGGAAGAGCCTGTTCCGCTTTTGCTGAGAAACACAACGAAAGTTGATGTTGAACAGTACAAGACTTTTACAAGAAAGTGTTGATCATTTGTATATCTAGCTGCACAAGCCAGCCTTTCGAGGAAAAGATAAAAATAAATCATGGTAAAAAATACCATATTTTATTTTTCCTATTTCCTTGTCAAGGC
This sequence is a window from Enterococcus wangshanyuanii. Protein-coding genes within it:
- a CDS encoding YccF domain-containing protein, translating into MGCLGNIIWFIFGGFIGGVTWLLAGILWCITIVGIPIGLQCFKLAGLSFWPFGKDVVYSTSSVSFLVNILWLIFSGFWLAVGHCISGIILCVTIIGIPFGMQSFKLAKLALMPFGAQVVAIR
- the gyrA gene encoding DNA gyrase subunit A — encoded protein: MSEEVKENIQDVNLTSEMKESFIDYAMSVIVARALPDVRDGLKPVHRRILYGMNELGVTPDKPHKKSARVVGDVMGKYHPHGDSSIYEAMVRMAQPFSYRSMLVDGHGNFGSVDGDGAAAMRYTEARMSKIALEMLRDINKDTVDFHGNYDDSEQEPDVLPARFPNLLVNGTTGIAVGMATNIPPHNLAEVIEATSLLMDNPDVTTNELMEVLPGPDFPTGGLVMGKSGIRRAYETGRGSITVRAKVDITEMPNGKERILVSELPYMVNKAKLIERISELHREKRIEGITDLRDESSREGMRIVIDVRRDVSASVILNNLYKMTSLQTSFGFNMLAIEKGVPKILSLKQILENYVEHQKEVITRRTEFDKKKAEARAHILEGLRIALDHIDEIISIIRNSRADDEAKASLIERFEFSDRQAQAILDMRLRSLTGLQRDKVENEYQELLKFIADMNDILARPERVIEIIKTELGDIRDKYGDARRTELLVGEVLSLEDEDLIEEEEVVITLTNNGYIKRVANSEFRAQRRGGRGVQGMGVHDDDFVKNLVSCSTHDTLLFFTNNGKVYRAKGYEIPEYGRTAKGIPVINMLGIDSSEKIQAIIAVEGKAEDGHYLFFTTRKGTVKRTAVTAFSNIRSNGLIAIGLKEDDELVNVVLTNGEQNMIIGTHNGYSVTFAETAVRDMGRTASGVRGIRLREDDYVVGASLLDADTEVLVLTENGYGKRTKASEYPVKGRGGKGIKTANITAKNGPLAGLTTVRGDEDILVITNKGVIIRFNVDSVSQTGRATLGVRLMRMEEDAKVVTMAVVEPEPDEIVEEVENTETTAAETETTEADTPTEE
- a CDS encoding PaaI family thioesterase; this translates as MNLLEHLQIQTKELTKKRVILTMNVASFHKQPYGIVHGGINAVLIETACSMGANEQFSTENAYAVGVDLQVNHLKSVTEGILTVIAQPNHIGGSLQVWEGKVFNESEELVSVGRCTLMKRISK